The DNA sequence ACCAATGGATTTACAGTCCATTCCTTTTAACCACTCAGGCATTAACTTTATTATACATTTAAGTAGATTCGAACTACTGATGTTCAATATTTGAAAATGAATTATGAGTCCATTGCTTTCGACCACTTAGCTATAAATGTTTACTTTATTAGAGATAAAGGGACTCGAACCCTTACAACAATTATTGTTAATGGATTTTCTAATTAAATTTAGACTTTTTATAAAAATATATACATAAAGTCGTTTGAATATATAACTAATATATTACAGAATAAAAATTATTTTTTCTTTATATATTAAAATTATTAATTTATTTATAAAATTAACTCATAACATAATATAACTATTATAATATTATTTAAAGTCCATTGTGTATACCAAATTTCACCATATCTCTTATATATGTTATATAAATGATATTCAGATTTGAACTGAAATAAAATAATTTGCAATTATTCACTTTACCTAATTAAGTTATATCATTATTATATATTATAAGATAAATAATGAGAATTGAACTCATATAAAAGAAACCACAATTCTTTATCTTAACCTTTAGATTATATTTATCATTATTTAAACTTATTATATATTATAAATATTATTATAAATATATAAAATATTATTTAAATATAAATCATTTAATATTTTTATTTTAAAATTATATATACATATAATAAAATAATCATTAAAACTATGAGATTTAATAAAATTATATTTATATAAATTAGATATATAAATATATATATTATATCTATAAATTAAATTCTGTAAAATTATATATTTAATTTTATTATTAAAAAAAATTATATCATTACACTTTAATTTAATATTATAATAATTACAATAAACATTATTTATATATACATATTTATATTTTATATAATATCTAGATTGTAATATAGTTTTAAAAAATCCTATATTTACTAAAAAAACATCTAATCTAGATTCTAATAAATTTAATAATTTAAAATATAAATTATTTTCATTATAATTTTTTATTTTTTTTAAATAATGTAAATATTGTTTAAATGTTATACAATAATTATAACAAATATATCTTATAAACTTTAATTTTAAATCAAAATAAGATTTATATGTATATTTATTAATTTTTAACTTATAATTATATTTACTAGATAAATATAATAAAAAAGGAAGATTTAATTTTTTTAAAATTTTTATTTTAGGAGTTAAAAATTTTATCATAATAATTTTATATTATAAAACATTCAAGTTAATGATGAGATTTGAACTCACAATCTACTGATTACAAATCAGTTGCTTTACCAATTAAGCCACTTTAACAAATATAATATTTATAATTAAATATTCAACTTATTAGGAATTATATACTAAATATATTACTATAAATACATATTAATTCTATAAAATAATTTTTCTAATTATTGTTTTATTCATTTATATGATTAGAATATTATTTTTAATTAAATTTTCTTATTTATATTACTTCAACAATTAAAATTTTATACTTAACTACTCAACATTACAATATATAATAATTGATATATCATTGGTATAATTTTTTCGATCCTCTCGTACTAGAAAAAATAATTTCAATATTCTAACACTTATATTAGATATGGACCGAACTGTCTCACGACGTTCTGAACCCAGCTCACGTATCGCTTTAATAGGCGAACAGACTTACCCTTAAAACATACTACTGCCTTAGGATGCGATAAGCCGACATCGAGGTGCCAAACCTTTTCGTCAATATGGACTCTCGGAAAAGATTAGCCTGTTATCCCTAGAGTAACTTTTATCCGTTAAGCGATAATTTTATTATTAAATAATTATCGGATCATTAAGACCGACGTTAATCTCTGTTTAATTTGTAAATTTTACAGTTAATTATATATTTATCTTTATATAATAAATATAACATTGTACACCTCCGTTTCTATATAGGAGGAGACCGCCCCAGTCAAACTATCTTATAAATATTGTTAAAAATTTTGTTATAAAAATTTTATAAGAATTTATATATATATAAAATGGTATTTCATTGATAATTACATTATTTCCAAAAAAATAATATCTCTACTTCCCATTTATTCTATGTTATACATATATATTTTCAATATCTATTAATAGTAAAGCTTCATAGGGTCTTTCTGTCCTAATATAAGAAATCTGCATCTTCACAGATAATTTTATTTCATTAAGATTTTTTTTAAGACAGCATTTAAGTCGTTACATCTTTCATGCAGGTCGGAACTTACCCGACAAGGAATTTCGCTACCTTTGGACCGTTATAGATACAGCCGCCGTTTACTATAGCTTATATATATTTTATAATTTTAAATTATAAATATTATTTTTACATAATAGCACTGGGCAGATGTCAATCTTTATACATCATCTTTCGATTTAGCAAAGATTTGTGTTTTTGTTAAACAGTCGCTTAAATTTTTTGTTTTCAACTAAATAAGTATCTCTTCTCCCTAAGTTACGAGATAAATTTGCCGAGTTCCTTAAAAAAAATTATCTCAACTTCTTAATAATTTATATATATTTACTAGTGTCAGTTTACGGTACGAATATATAATAATATATATATATAAATAATTTTTATATAATATAATAATATATTTATTATCATATTAGTTTTAAAATATAAATATTATTATATAGTATAAGAATATTAACTTATTACCTATCGATTACACATTACATCTCATCTTAAGATTCGACTAACCCTATTTAAAATAATAATAAATAGGAACCCTTAAATTATAGAAGTATTGGATTTTTACCAATATTTACATTACTCAAATTAGCATTATCACTTTTGATTTAATTATTTTAATTTTCATATAAATAATTTATATTCAAAACGCTCTTTTACCAATTTAATTTTATTAATATTAAATTTTATAATATCGATAATTAATTTATTTTCGATTATTTTTGAACTAAAATTACTAAATTAATGAGCTTTTACGCACTCTTTAAAAGATAACTGCTTCTAAATTTACTTTTTAATTATTTAAATAATTTTATATTCTTTTTAAAACTTAATTAATATTTAAAAATCTTAATTTATAATTCGGGCTGTTTCCCTTTTGAAAATAAAGCTTATCCTTTATTTTCTGATTATATATATATTTTATTAAATAAAATTCTTAAATTATTTTCATTAATATTAATTATATAAATTAATTTAATAAAAAAAGAGTTTTACATTTATTTATATATAAATACTATACTTACATATATTTCAAAGAGAACCAGCTATCTTCAAATTCGATTGGCATTTCACCTCTAATTATACTTTATTTGATACTTTTGCAACAGTAACCAATTCAAACTACAATTTAATTTTATTTAAATCTTATTTTAAATATAATTAGATCATTTGATTTCGGGTCTATAATAAATAATATCCTAAATGCTTATTATATATATAATAATAAACTCGAATATACTTTGGCTTCATTTATAAATATTTAACCTAATAATTATACTATTTATTATAACTTGCTAATTCTTTCTTCAACAAGAAAATAATAAAATTATATTAAATTTTATTATTATTTATTAAATTTAAAATTCAGGTTCTTTTCACTATTTTTTCAAAATTCTTTTCATCTTTCCCTCACGGTACTATTCACTATCAACTTTTATTATATTAAATTTTATAAGATAATCCTTAATTATATTTATATTATTCATATAAAATATATTTTTATATTACTTAATTAAAATTTTACATATATAATGTTTTAAATCTTTCAGTTCGCTCGCCACTACTACGAAAATCGTTATTACTTTATATTCCTTTAAATACTAAGATGATTCAGTTCCTTAAGTTTTTTTAAAATATTTATATAAAAATAAATTTTTATTCAGATACTTTTATAATTTTAAATAATAAAAAATTTTAAATATATTTAATTTTTTATAATTAT is a window from the Plasmodium yoelii genome assembly PY17X01, chromosome : API genome containing:
- a CDS encoding apicoplast ribosomal protein S4 — encoded protein: MIKFLTPKIKILKKLNLPFLLYLSSKYNYKLKINKYTYKSYFDLKLKFIRYICYNYCITFKQYLHYLKKIKNYNENNLYFKLLNLLESRLDVFLVNIGFFKTILQSRYYIKYKYVYINNVYCNYYNIKLKCNDIIFFNNKIKYIILQNLIYRYNIYIYISNLYKYNFIKSHSFNDYFIICIYNFKIKILNDLYLNNILYIYNNIYNI